TTGATCGCCTCCTGCTGAATGGTGCCGAACGGCTGACTCGTAAATCGCGGATCAGCAAGAACTTCGTAAAAAATGTCCGTGTACCTTTTCAATGCGGTTGACACGCCATTGAATGTGTGCGCAAGAAAAAGTACAGCACCATTTTTCGGCGAGAATATCCAGTCGCTGCTGAGGGTTTTGTCTGAATAAAAAATGCTGCCCGCTGCACAACCGTTGATAATAACCGCCGGATAATTGGGGTGATTGTTATAATTGTTTTTCTCATTGCTGGCATAACCGATGTCAATATCGGTGATATCAGGCGCTGAATGCCCGAATAGCGTAACCAGAGCTGCTCCACGGTTTATTTGCCGGTAAAGTGGAATGTGTTCCACTGGATCGTCGGATTCTTTTGAAACCGTTTCAATACGCGCGCCGAGGATAGAACCGTTTAGTTTTTGTTCAAAACCCTGAACATAACTTTTGAAAACAGACAGCTCCTGCCTGGACCTGCCGCCACTCAGGTGCAGGATATTCTTTCTCCATTCCGCAGAATAAGGCTGCGCTTCAAGTGATTTAACCTTCGTCAGATAATCCAGGACCTGCTGCGGGGTAATGGCGCCAATGCGACCAACAGGAACCACCGGATATAAAATATCTCGTGTGGGGTCGGTGACAAGTGCCACATCAGAGCCGGGCCAGCCTGCATTTGGGATCAGGTCAGTTTGTGAAGGATTGCGGATCTTTCGTGCTTTTTGCGGATCAATGGATTTTCCAATCAGTAAAACAAATTTCAAGGCCCCACTTGAACGAAGCCAGGCGATCAGATTTTTAGTGCCCTGCGGACCGCGCTGACCAAAATTGAACTGGTCAAATACAGTGTTTATGTTAATAATTAAAGGCTTGTAGCCGCCACCCTGTGGTGAAGCGCGGTAGCTGGCGTAGGCTTCTACTGGGTCTGTCCCATTTGCCAAAACACGTAACAGAGGGTGCGTAATAATCAGGTAATCTGCATTTGATGCATTTATTTCCTGAAAGTGTGCTGGCCGAATACTGGCCACCGGCAAATATTCTCTCACTCCGATCACGCGCCGGGCACCATTTATGTATATCAGTTTATTTTGTCTTATCAGCTTCCTGATCAGATCAGGATTTGTGCAGTCGTAAAAGGTAGTGTTTGGCGCGTAAACGCATTTCCAGGTCTGCTGTGAGTTCTTAAAATGAAATAGCTTCTGGTCTTCTTCCGGTGCAAATTTGCTTTCCTGTAAATAACTCAGCTTTAAATAGGAAACTGAGATATGGCTGCCTGTTACTGGAACAATAGCAATCCTGCATGTGCCATTTTCACTTAGATCTCCTTTTTTTAATAAAAAAGTGGCTATCCAGGTACCGTAGTCATTAAAATGATCATTCGCAATTTTTCTGGGTAGGGCACCATCTTTCTCAATAGATATATCAAATGAATGGGCGCCGGCTGTCCATCCGGCGAGCATGATCTCGATTTCTATTTCCTGATCCGGAATATCTGCCAGATCATGCATTGGCATTTCGTAAATGGTTTTCTCTTTGATCTCCGGCCCGGTCCAGCCTTCGCCGGTATCATAATCCGACAATGCAGAGCCGTCTTCAAACCCGCTTCCATCGGGATAAAACCGGCCGGGTAAATAATGAGATGTATATAGTTGCAGTGTTTCTTCGCGATGACACAAAAGCGTTTCACCTGTATGCACCCCGCCAGCTTGTGCAATTCGCTTGCCTGACCCTCCGTCGCTTCGCCAGGTAAGGAAATAAAATGTTGTGTCCGAAAACAGACTGTAATAGCTGTGCGGCATCGCTTGCCGCATCACGTAAAGTGACGTATCACGCCTGCCGTCATTTTTTTCTCCGTAAAAACGGAGAAAACCGTCTGCATTCAACGGGACAAATCCTGAATCTGAAATTTCAATTGCTATCTCTTTGCCATCCCTGAAAATCTGGAAAGCATTGGCTGGAATGTCCGGCACCGGGATTCCTATGTCGGACAAGTCTTGAGCCGTAACCTGGTAAAATCCGGTTTTGACAATCGGGATCTTGAAGTAATGCTGTTGCGTGTTGATCCATTCATTGCCAAATAGCCGCTGGGCATGCAGCGGGGGTTGACAAAAAAATACCAGCAGAATAATGTGTGTGGCTTTATACATAGAAATACGGAAACGAGCTGTCAGTCAGCCATTTTCCGCACGTAAACATTCATCGAAAATGAATATGCATGGTCGTCGTCGGTCCCATGATATTCGGATTCAACGAGTTCCCAGTCATTTTGGTTAAGTATCGGAAAATAAGCATCTCCTTCCAGCTCAGCGTGAACGATCGTGAGATAGAGCTTTTGAACAAGCGGGAGCATCTGTTCAAAAACAGCAGCTCCTCCGAGTATAAATACGTCCGTCTCGTCAGAAAGTAACGCCAGTGCGGCGGGAATATCTTTGGCAAACTCTGTTCGCTGCGGCTCCGGGTTGCCGGCGCGCGACGTTAGTACCACGTTCCGATAGTCAGAATGCAATGCGTCAGGTGCTTCAAAGCTTGTTCTTCCCATCATAAATGGTTTTCCGGCAGTGATCCTTTTAAAGTTTTCCCACTCGTCGGGTAAATGCCAGGGTAGGTGGTTATGGTTTCCTATCACCCGATTTTCACTCATCGCGGCAATGATGCAGAGACGGGGTAGCACCGAATTTGCTCGTGTTAAATTGGACTGTTCTATCATAATCATCATCATTTTACCGGTCATCAAATAAAACAACCATTCCTCACATCACCGCGATCTTTTTAACATGGTACCTTGCATCGCAAAGTACCTGTGTATACCTTTGTATTGTTAGAAACAGAAATTCTATCTATTAGCCATGAACTTATTCATTTAAATTAACACATGAAACCACATGAATATTGAAAATGCCCAAGTGCAGATGCGGAAGGGGATACTGGAATTCTGCATTCTGCACATCATATCCCGGGGCGAAGTATACGCGTCGGATATGCTGGATGAACTCACGTCTGCTCACATCATGGTGGTTGAAGGCACACTATACCCTCTTTTGACCCGATTGAAAAATTCAGGCTGGCTGGATTATAAATGGGTGGAGTCGTCTTCGGGACCTCCAAGGAAATACTATGTTTTGACGGATGAGGGGAAGGTATTTCTGGAAGCGATGCAAGCCACCTGGTTTGAATTGGCCGACTCGGTAAAAACCGTGATTCAGCGAACTGAGGATCTGAGCAAAGCGGATCCCGGCAATCTTCCTGACCCTAACTGATCATTTAGAGACATTCGATTATTCCAATCATGAAAAAGACAATCAGCATAAATATAGGCGGTATCATTTTCCATATCGAGGAAGACGGGTACGAAAAACTGAAAGCCTACCTGGCTTCGATCCAGAAATACTTCGCCTCGTTTGCGGACAGTAAAGAAATCGTCTCAGATATAGAGGGCCGTATAGCGGAAAGGTTTATTAATAAGCAAAAAGCAGAAAATAAGCAGGTTATCTCGCTTACAGATGTAGAAGAGCTGATCGCAGCAATGGGAACTGTTGCTGATTTTGAGGCGATCGAGCAAGCTGAGGATATCCTGGCTGATCCGCTGGAAACCGCCGCGCAAAATGCGAATCCCAAACAGGAACCCGCTTCCCATACTCCTCCTAAAACCGAACCCGTTAAGCCATCCGGCCCGCGCAAGCTTTACCGCGATCTTCGCCGGAAGCTCCTGGGTGGAGTTGCAGCCGGCCTGGGACATTACTTTACGGTTGACCCTATTTGGGTAAGACTTGCATTCCTGTTCGCCGTAGTAGGTTTACCAGCCGGCTCGGGGATGATGAATCTCAATATGGAAGACGAGCTGGGGCCACTTTCCGGCTTTATGGTTCTGGTTTATATTGCAATGTGGGTTGCGTTTCCAGGCTCATCGACGCTGGAAGAAGATGCTAAAATCAAGAAATTTTTTCGTGATCCGGACAGAAAGGTCGTAGGCGGCGTGGCAGCCGGAGTGGCTTCCTATTTCGGGGTAGACCTGGGCGTGGTAAGATTTCTATGGGTGCTTTCTATTTTGCTGTTTGGAACCGGCGTGGTCATTTATATTGTACTGTGGGTTATTGCCCCGGTAGCGAATACATTGACTGAGAAAATGGAAATGCAGGGAGAACCCATTACCCTCTCCAATATCGAGTCGAATATCAAGCAGGGGCTAAACCTGGACGAAAAAACAGGTGAGGAGCATATCCTGACAAAATTGTTGCTTTTCCCTTTTCGTGCTATTGCCTTGCTGATCACGGCGCTGGGGAACTTATTAAAAGGCCTTGGCCCGATTCTCAGGATCATGATCGGAGCATTCCTGATCGGAATGTCGGTCATCGGCTTGCTGACATTGATCATAGGAGGAGGCGTGGCGCTGGGTCTGACTACGGCCGCCCCGTTTGACGACCTGCCAATCCCTTTTCTTATTTTTCAGGAACTGCCTGAAATCCTGATACTCTCGGGGATATTGGTCGCCGCCATTCCACTGGTTACATTTCTAATACTGGGGCTGACGCTGATTTCAAACAAGAGAATCGTGAGCGGAACGGTTTGGCTGACTATGTTAGGACTTTGGATCGTCGGCGTGATCGGCAGTACGATCGGTGGCGTGTCATACCAACGAAATTTTGCGAAACGCGGGGAAGTGGTACAGTCAGCATTTTACTCAGTACCCGCCGGTACGCTGACGCTCGATTACAATTACACCCATGATGAGGAAAATGTGGATGTGGATGTGAGACTCGCAGGACTAAATGCGGCTGACAGTATTGAAATCGTCAAAACGTTGCATGCACGTGGCAGAACGCGCGAGGATGCGCAGCGCAATGCTGAAATGCTGACTTACAATGTGGATATCAAAGATTCTGTCTTTCTATTCAGAGAAGGGCCGACCCTGGCAAATAATGGTCGTTTCCGCGACCAGCGCATTGACCTGACACTTAACCTGCCTTATAATAAACCCTTTATCATGACGCGTGATTTTTACTATTCCTTAAATGAGTGGGAATCGACCACTCAAATGATGAAGCAGTATGATCTGGGCAATCAGGATGTGAAATGGGATAATCTGCTTTGGGTAATGCACCGTGATTCTGGATTGGTTTGTACCAATATTCCTGCCAGATACATTAAAAGTGAGGAGGATAACGACAATTCAAATTATTCCTTTGAAAATGACTACAACAGCGATCTCGATCTGGGAGAAAGAGGTACTTATATCAAGCAATTCCCGGTCAGTGATTTTAATAGAATCGATATTGGCGGTGCCTATTCGATCGTTGTGCGGCAGGGAGCAGAGTTTAATGTGACTGCCGATGCGCAGGGTCAGGAAGATATTGATGACCTGAAAATTTTTGTGGAAGGTAACACCTTGAGAGTAAAGCGCTCCGCTGAGTTTAAGCTCTTTAATAATGACTGGAAGCGGATCGGGTTGGTAATTACAATGCCGACTATTGAAGGCGTGAGCCTGTCGGGCGCCAATAAGACTCTAATTTCGGGTTTTAAAGGCTTACCTAAGCTGGAAGTAGATATTTCGGGGGCGTCAAAATCGGAGCTGAATGTAGAAACCGAGCAGTTAACCTTAGGGGTCAGCGGCGCTTCAAAGATCACTTTAAGAGGATCAGCCAAATCGGCATCACTCGATGCCAGCGGTGCCTGCAAGATTGCAGCTACGGAAATGTCTATTCAAAATGCGGATGTGGACGCTTCGGGAGCTTCCAAAGTGGAATTAGG
This Dyadobacter sp. UC 10 DNA region includes the following protein-coding sequences:
- a CDS encoding PspC domain-containing protein produces the protein MKKTISINIGGIIFHIEEDGYEKLKAYLASIQKYFASFADSKEIVSDIEGRIAERFINKQKAENKQVISLTDVEELIAAMGTVADFEAIEQAEDILADPLETAAQNANPKQEPASHTPPKTEPVKPSGPRKLYRDLRRKLLGGVAAGLGHYFTVDPIWVRLAFLFAVVGLPAGSGMMNLNMEDELGPLSGFMVLVYIAMWVAFPGSSTLEEDAKIKKFFRDPDRKVVGGVAAGVASYFGVDLGVVRFLWVLSILLFGTGVVIYIVLWVIAPVANTLTEKMEMQGEPITLSNIESNIKQGLNLDEKTGEEHILTKLLLFPFRAIALLITALGNLLKGLGPILRIMIGAFLIGMSVIGLLTLIIGGGVALGLTTAAPFDDLPIPFLIFQELPEILILSGILVAAIPLVTFLILGLTLISNKRIVSGTVWLTMLGLWIVGVIGSTIGGVSYQRNFAKRGEVVQSAFYSVPAGTLTLDYNYTHDEENVDVDVRLAGLNAADSIEIVKTLHARGRTREDAQRNAEMLTYNVDIKDSVFLFREGPTLANNGRFRDQRIDLTLNLPYNKPFIMTRDFYYSLNEWESTTQMMKQYDLGNQDVKWDNLLWVMHRDSGLVCTNIPARYIKSEEDNDNSNYSFENDYNSDLDLGERGTYIKQFPVSDFNRIDIGGAYSIVVRQGAEFNVTADAQGQEDIDDLKIFVEGNTLRVKRSAEFKLFNNDWKRIGLVITMPTIEGVSLSGANKTLISGFKGLPKLEVDISGASKSELNVETEQLTLGVSGASKITLRGSAKSASLDASGACKIAATEMSIQNADVDASGASKVELGRIPNLDRHASGASKINVQE
- a CDS encoding dihydrofolate reductase, giving the protein MIEQSNLTRANSVLPRLCIIAAMSENRVIGNHNHLPWHLPDEWENFKRITAGKPFMMGRTSFEAPDALHSDYRNVVLTSRAGNPEPQRTEFAKDIPAALALLSDETDVFILGGAAVFEQMLPLVQKLYLTIVHAELEGDAYFPILNQNDWELVESEYHGTDDDHAYSFSMNVYVRKMAD
- the porU2 gene encoding putative type IX secretion system sortase PorU2: MYKATHIILLVFFCQPPLHAQRLFGNEWINTQQHYFKIPIVKTGFYQVTAQDLSDIGIPVPDIPANAFQIFRDGKEIAIEISDSGFVPLNADGFLRFYGEKNDGRRDTSLYVMRQAMPHSYYSLFSDTTFYFLTWRSDGGSGKRIAQAGGVHTGETLLCHREETLQLYTSHYLPGRFYPDGSGFEDGSALSDYDTGEGWTGPEIKEKTIYEMPMHDLADIPDQEIEIEIMLAGWTAGAHSFDISIEKDGALPRKIANDHFNDYGTWIATFLLKKGDLSENGTCRIAIVPVTGSHISVSYLKLSYLQESKFAPEEDQKLFHFKNSQQTWKCVYAPNTTFYDCTNPDLIRKLIRQNKLIYINGARRVIGVREYLPVASIRPAHFQEINASNADYLIITHPLLRVLANGTDPVEAYASYRASPQGGGYKPLIININTVFDQFNFGQRGPQGTKNLIAWLRSSGALKFVLLIGKSIDPQKARKIRNPSQTDLIPNAGWPGSDVALVTDPTRDILYPVVPVGRIGAITPQQVLDYLTKVKSLEAQPYSAEWRKNILHLSGGRSRQELSVFKSYVQGFEQKLNGSILGARIETVSKESDDPVEHIPLYRQINRGAALVTLFGHSAPDITDIDIGYASNEKNNYNNHPNYPAVIINGCAAGSIFYSDKTLSSDWIFSPKNGAVLFLAHTFNGVSTALKRYTDIFYEVLADPRFTSQPFGTIQQEAIKRNMQRKPDIYDSTTVQQMTLHGDPAIRIFPAQLPDYSFDSTYLRLSLPAKSGDQVIFKVIVKNNGRNLKQTPKLTFRRWDTDKLVYRQVIECKAVAVADTIQFQIPGNPAFMSTESFEFVLDEENLIPEENDADNRIVYKYWRMRNDPAGSDIVPPLLTVHIGGRQLTDGEQINRNALLQIRLFDADAEKIRTDTSGIFIWLQPLCQGCPEKRLYLESAKFNSEDLTHFYLETHLPQSLPAGKYLLTARARDAEGNYAPDYQIHFSLGHEPGIHFFKVYPNPSSDTFHFNFKVNGINVSGLVNISIYDITGKIVRSFHVKPHIGNNELLWKPVNQPAGIYIYRISASEAAIPVSIEGATIDNGRLLWFP
- a CDS encoding PadR family transcriptional regulator: MNIENAQVQMRKGILEFCILHIISRGEVYASDMLDELTSAHIMVVEGTLYPLLTRLKNSGWLDYKWVESSSGPPRKYYVLTDEGKVFLEAMQATWFELADSVKTVIQRTEDLSKADPGNLPDPN